A portion of the bacterium (Candidatus Blackallbacteria) CG13_big_fil_rev_8_21_14_2_50_49_14 genome contains these proteins:
- a CDS encoding UDP-glucose 4-epimerase, whose protein sequence is MNILIAGGTGSFGTAFIEHLQSIRYQGKVRVMSRDEAKQVGMESRYPHLKLETFIGDVRDPDAYSAAARDMDVVVHAAALKHVPVGELFTEECIKTNTLGVSNLVKACQANQVKKAIYLSTDKAVYPINAYGMAKALGEKIMTSKASRECDTIFCTTRYGNVIGSRGSILPLLREKVRRNEKIPITDFSMTRFLMSLEQAVALVSYAIDKGTDGQMFIQKVEASDLRTLVEAYLQHYHQISLDEYGYIDIGVRPGEKIHEVLASQEELARATFLSDENLICVEAYHQKELYRGTYDTPLPVSREHDFTSASGTLLNLEQVKAILQTCLLE, encoded by the coding sequence ATGAATATTCTCATTGCCGGTGGGACAGGTTCATTCGGTACGGCATTTATTGAACATCTTCAGTCTATCCGGTATCAGGGTAAAGTTCGGGTGATGAGCCGTGATGAAGCCAAGCAAGTGGGCATGGAGTCCCGCTACCCCCATTTAAAACTTGAAACTTTTATCGGTGACGTGCGTGACCCGGATGCCTATTCAGCGGCAGCCCGCGATATGGATGTGGTGGTGCATGCTGCCGCTTTGAAGCATGTGCCGGTGGGAGAGTTGTTTACCGAAGAGTGTATTAAAACCAATACCTTGGGTGTCAGCAATCTGGTCAAGGCCTGTCAGGCCAATCAGGTGAAAAAAGCGATTTATCTCAGCACTGACAAAGCCGTTTACCCGATCAATGCCTATGGCATGGCCAAGGCTTTGGGTGAAAAAATCATGACCTCCAAGGCCAGCCGTGAGTGCGATACGATTTTTTGTACCACCCGATATGGCAATGTGATTGGTTCACGGGGCTCGATTCTGCCGCTTTTGCGTGAAAAAGTCCGCCGCAATGAAAAAATTCCGATCACGGATTTCAGCATGACCCGCTTTCTGATGAGCCTGGAACAGGCTGTTGCTTTGGTCAGCTACGCGATCGACAAGGGCACCGATGGTCAGATGTTCATTCAAAAAGTGGAAGCCAGTGATTTACGTACCTTGGTTGAAGCTTATTTGCAGCACTATCACCAGATCAGCCTCGATGAATATGGCTATATCGATATCGGGGTGCGTCCCGGCGAGAAGATCCATGAGGTTTTGGCCTCTCAGGAAGAACTGGCGCGCGCCACTTTTCTTTCTGATGAAAATCTGATCTGTGTGGAAGCCTATCACCAGAAGGAACTCTATCGAGGAACCTATGATACGCCTCTGCCGGTTTCAAGAGAACACGATTTTACCTCTGCCAGTGGCACGCTGCTGAACCTGGAGCAAGTCAAAGCGATTCTTCAAACCTGCCTGCTGGAGTAA
- a CDS encoding SAM-dependent methyltransferase, with product MAYLDFLSTLHKRTQRDYIGRVNEFPKAEATRVARRFDFDYWDGDRKYGYGGYRYDGRWKAVAEAIAEHYQLKAGQRVLDIGCGKAFLLYELTQVVPGLEVVGIDISDYALENAKEEVRPFLQKASATELPFADQSFDFVFSLNTLHNLYCFELDKALREMQRVSKGPKYLVVESYRNEAEKVNLLYWQLTCESFFTPEEWDWWFEKTGYQGDHSFIYFE from the coding sequence ATGGCTTATCTTGATTTTCTTTCTACCTTGCACAAACGTACCCAACGGGATTATATTGGCCGGGTCAATGAGTTTCCCAAAGCCGAAGCCACCCGTGTGGCCCGTCGTTTTGATTTTGACTATTGGGATGGGGATCGCAAATATGGCTATGGCGGCTATCGCTATGATGGGCGCTGGAAAGCTGTCGCTGAAGCGATTGCTGAACATTATCAGCTCAAAGCGGGTCAGCGTGTGTTGGATATTGGCTGTGGCAAGGCCTTTTTGCTCTATGAATTGACCCAGGTGGTGCCGGGGCTGGAAGTGGTTGGGATTGATATCTCAGATTATGCGCTTGAAAACGCCAAAGAAGAGGTGCGCCCTTTCCTGCAGAAGGCCAGTGCCACCGAATTGCCCTTTGCCGATCAATCCTTTGATTTTGTCTTTTCGCTCAATACCCTGCACAATCTCTATTGTTTTGAACTGGACAAGGCCCTGCGGGAAATGCAGCGGGTGAGCAAGGGCCCCAAATATCTGGTCGTGGAATCCTATCGCAATGAAGCCGAAAAGGTGAATCTGCTCTATTGGCAATTGACCTGTGAATCCTTTTTTACGCCTGAAGAATGGGATTGGTGGTTTGAAAAAACCGGCTACCAGGGGGATCATTCCTTTATCTATTTTGAGTAG
- a CDS encoding cephalosporin hydroxylase, giving the protein MDDHPDFLAARRQRIADYAQNQKLLTAADTFLVESIDASYSYNFDWLGLPIIQYPQDLVVLQELIWRIRPDCIIETGVARGGSLVFYASMLELLGQKGKVIGIDIDIREHNKKRILEHPLARRIQMVEGSSIDAETLEQVRGLVGNAQKIMVCLDSNHTHEHVLKELELYAPFVSPGSYCVVFDTIIEMMPSGYYQDRPWNKGNSPDSAIQTYLQALNASDARGVDQAPLSFEIDQAIDAQILVSVCRGGYLRRRSVSSPEMPE; this is encoded by the coding sequence ATGGATGACCATCCTGATTTTCTTGCGGCACGCCGTCAGCGCATCGCAGATTATGCCCAGAATCAAAAGCTTTTGACTGCAGCCGATACGTTTTTGGTAGAGAGCATCGATGCTTCCTATTCCTATAATTTTGATTGGTTGGGCTTGCCGATTATTCAGTATCCCCAGGATTTGGTGGTTCTTCAGGAGCTGATTTGGCGGATACGCCCCGACTGTATTATTGAAACAGGTGTCGCCCGAGGCGGGTCTTTGGTTTTTTATGCCTCCATGCTTGAACTCTTGGGGCAAAAGGGCAAGGTCATTGGCATCGATATTGATATTCGAGAGCACAATAAAAAACGCATTTTAGAACATCCTCTGGCGCGTCGGATTCAGATGGTCGAGGGTTCCAGTATTGATGCGGAAACACTTGAGCAGGTACGCGGTTTGGTCGGAAACGCCCAAAAAATTATGGTCTGTCTGGATTCCAACCACACCCATGAACATGTCCTCAAAGAGCTCGAACTCTATGCGCCCTTTGTCAGCCCTGGCTCCTATTGCGTGGTCTTTGATACGATTATTGAAATGATGCCCTCGGGCTATTATCAAGATCGTCCCTGGAATAAGGGGAATAGCCCTGACAGCGCGATTCAGACCTATTTGCAGGCTTTAAATGCTTCTGATGCACGGGGCGTGGATCAGGCGCCGCTTTCTTTTGAGATCGATCAGGCGATTGATGCGCAAATACTCGTCAGTGTCTGCCGTGGGGGGTATTTACGCCGACGCTCCGTCTCTTCACCGGAAATGCCTGAGTAA
- a CDS encoding epimerase produces the protein MASILVTGATGFIGRHLVPALIAAGHQVIASGTKSKQDLSFDWLEAVEYLPCDLNQVPENPYAYFGRPDHLIHLAWEGLPQYQEPFHFERNLYASYFLIKAMVQGGLKDVTVLGTCFEYGLSNGALSEEMPTAPTNAYGQAKDSLQKFLSFLAKKYPFQLKWVRLFYLYGEGQSKNSILSQLKLAIEQKQPAFNMSGGEQLRDYLPVETVADYLVKIAIHPEFSGIVNCCSGKPLSVRKLVENYLAQNQLSIPLNLGYYPYSENEAMAFWGCTEKLNQILSGP, from the coding sequence ATGGCGAGCATACTGGTCACTGGGGCGACAGGATTTATTGGCCGCCATCTGGTACCGGCCTTGATTGCGGCGGGTCATCAGGTGATTGCTTCAGGTACGAAGTCAAAACAGGATTTGTCATTCGATTGGCTGGAAGCCGTTGAATATCTGCCCTGCGATCTCAACCAGGTTCCCGAAAACCCCTATGCTTATTTTGGTCGCCCCGATCATCTCATTCATCTGGCTTGGGAAGGTCTTCCCCAGTACCAGGAGCCTTTTCATTTTGAGCGGAATCTTTACGCCTCCTATTTCCTGATTAAAGCAATGGTACAAGGCGGTTTGAAGGATGTCACAGTCTTGGGAACCTGTTTTGAGTATGGTCTGAGCAATGGTGCGTTGTCTGAAGAGATGCCAACAGCCCCCACCAACGCCTATGGACAGGCCAAAGACAGCCTTCAGAAATTTTTAAGTTTTCTGGCTAAAAAATACCCCTTTCAATTGAAATGGGTGCGGTTATTCTATTTATATGGCGAAGGTCAAAGTAAAAATTCTATTCTCTCTCAGTTAAAGCTTGCGATTGAACAGAAACAACCAGCTTTTAATATGTCTGGGGGAGAGCAATTGCGAGATTATCTGCCCGTTGAAACGGTTGCCGACTATTTGGTTAAAATTGCAATACATCCTGAATTCAGTGGCATTGTCAATTGTTGCAGTGGAAAGCCGCTCTCGGTGAGAAAATTGGTAGAAAATTATTTAGCCCAAAACCAATTAAGTATTCCACTTAATTTGGGCTATTACCCCTATTCTGAAAACGAGGCCATGGCTTTTTGGGGCTGTACCGAGAAATTAAATCAAATTCTTTCTGGGCCGTGA
- a CDS encoding SAM-dependent methyltransferase, with amino-acid sequence MSLDCRFCKTPLTTSFVDLGMSPLSNAYLAPQDLQRMEAFFPLHAYVCPQCFLVQLAQFESPENIFSHYAYFSSYSETWLNHAQRYTEMICEKLKLNETSLVIEIASNDGYLLQYFKARQIPILGIEPAQNIAAVAREKGIPTLNRFFGTQTAQELQQDSPADLIVGNNVLAHVPDLNDFIAGLKLILKPAGVITLEFPHLLQLMQLNQFDTIYHEHFSYFSLLTVQKIFAAHQLSIFEVETLPTHGGSLRIYVQHAQASERPYSEQIDRVLSLEKAYGLDQLATYTGFAEQVVQVKCQLLNFLIQARQSGQSVVGYGAPAKGNTLLNYCGIGPELIAYTVDRNPNKQGHYLPGTHLPICSPEQIRATRPDYLVILPWNLKEEIMAQMAFIREWQGKFVVPIPKLEIYP; translated from the coding sequence ATGAGCCTTGATTGCCGCTTTTGCAAGACCCCCTTGACCACAAGCTTCGTGGATCTGGGCATGTCGCCACTTTCCAATGCCTATCTAGCTCCCCAAGACCTTCAACGCATGGAAGCCTTCTTTCCCCTTCATGCCTATGTTTGCCCCCAATGTTTTTTGGTGCAGCTGGCGCAGTTTGAAAGCCCTGAAAATATTTTCAGCCATTACGCCTATTTTTCTTCCTATTCAGAAACCTGGCTCAATCACGCCCAACGCTATACTGAGATGATCTGTGAAAAACTGAAGTTGAATGAAACGAGTCTGGTGATTGAAATCGCCAGCAACGATGGCTATCTGCTGCAATATTTTAAAGCACGTCAGATCCCCATCCTGGGCATTGAACCCGCGCAAAATATCGCAGCCGTGGCCCGTGAAAAAGGCATTCCCACCTTGAATCGTTTTTTTGGAACCCAAACCGCCCAAGAACTGCAACAGGATTCTCCAGCCGATTTAATTGTGGGCAATAATGTCTTGGCCCATGTGCCTGATCTGAATGATTTTATCGCAGGCTTAAAACTGATTCTGAAACCAGCAGGGGTGATCACTCTTGAGTTCCCCCATTTGCTGCAATTGATGCAATTGAATCAGTTCGATACGATTTACCATGAGCATTTCTCTTATTTCTCACTTCTCACCGTTCAAAAAATCTTTGCAGCCCATCAACTCTCTATTTTTGAGGTTGAAACCTTGCCTACCCATGGGGGTTCCTTGCGCATTTACGTTCAGCATGCCCAGGCTTCAGAACGCCCCTACAGTGAGCAGATCGACAGGGTTTTAAGTCTTGAGAAGGCCTATGGGCTCGATCAACTCGCCACCTATACTGGTTTTGCCGAACAGGTGGTTCAGGTCAAATGCCAATTGCTCAACTTTCTGATTCAGGCCCGTCAGTCAGGCCAATCGGTGGTGGGCTATGGCGCGCCCGCCAAGGGCAATACCCTCTTGAACTACTGTGGTATCGGGCCGGAATTGATTGCCTATACGGTGGATCGCAATCCCAATAAGCAGGGGCATTATCTGCCAGGCACCCATCTGCCCATCTGTTCCCCCGAGCAAATTAGGGCCACACGCCCTGATTATCTGGTGATTTTGCCCTGGAATCTGAAAGAAGAAATCATGGCCCAGATGGCCTTTATCCGAGAATGGCAGGGAAAATTCGTAGTCCCCATTCCAAAGCTTGAAATTTATCCATGA
- the rfbG gene encoding CDP-glucose 4,6-dehydratase, which translates to MFYDPLFWSGKKVFLTGQTGFKGAWLSLWLSFLGAKITGFALPPATNPNLFELLQLEQDLQSISGDIRNPSELQQALQNAQPEIVIHMAAQALVRPSYQFPQETFATNIMGTVHLLEAIRATPGIRVVLNITTDKCYENTGQTHAFQENHPLGGHDPYSASKACSELVTASYRDSFFHADRYTEHGLAIASARAGNVIGGGDWSPERLIPDILAAMRQKQALVIRHPEACRPWQFVLEPLQGYLRLIEKLWQQGPLFNGAWNFGPAPEKTQTVGWIVQELQKYQPEAEVILAKGPQPHEAAFLQLDSSKARTQLGWTPQLEIEETLAWIMEWHQAHQAGGNMRELTENQIQKYQKRVSANS; encoded by the coding sequence GTGTTTTATGATCCCCTCTTCTGGTCAGGTAAAAAAGTCTTTTTAACAGGCCAAACCGGCTTTAAAGGCGCTTGGCTATCCTTGTGGCTCAGTTTCTTGGGGGCAAAGATAACCGGCTTCGCACTCCCTCCTGCCACAAACCCCAATTTATTTGAACTCTTACAGCTTGAGCAGGATCTTCAGTCGATCAGCGGAGATATCCGCAATCCTTCAGAACTTCAGCAAGCCCTGCAAAACGCCCAACCTGAAATCGTGATTCACATGGCAGCCCAGGCCTTGGTTCGCCCCTCTTACCAATTCCCACAGGAAACCTTTGCCACCAATATCATGGGAACGGTACATCTCTTGGAGGCGATTCGCGCCACACCGGGCATTCGCGTGGTATTAAACATCACCACAGATAAATGCTACGAAAACACAGGCCAAACCCATGCTTTTCAAGAAAACCATCCCTTGGGGGGGCATGATCCCTACTCGGCCAGCAAAGCCTGCTCTGAATTGGTAACCGCCTCCTACCGCGATTCCTTTTTTCATGCGGATCGCTATACAGAACACGGTCTGGCGATTGCCAGCGCGCGGGCCGGAAACGTGATTGGCGGAGGCGACTGGTCTCCCGAGCGCCTGATTCCAGATATTCTCGCAGCCATGCGTCAAAAACAAGCCCTCGTCATCCGCCATCCTGAGGCCTGCCGGCCCTGGCAATTTGTGCTGGAGCCCCTACAGGGCTATTTGCGCCTGATTGAAAAACTCTGGCAGCAAGGCCCCCTGTTTAATGGGGCCTGGAATTTTGGGCCCGCCCCCGAAAAGACCCAAACCGTAGGTTGGATTGTGCAAGAACTGCAAAAATACCAACCTGAGGCCGAAGTGATTCTGGCAAAAGGCCCCCAACCCCATGAAGCCGCCTTTTTACAATTAGACAGCAGCAAAGCCCGTACGCAATTGGGCTGGACTCCCCAATTAGAAATCGAAGAAACCCTGGCCTGGATCATGGAATGGCATCAGGCCCATCAAGCAGGTGGGAATATGCGAGAATTGACAGAAAATCAAATTCAAAAATATCAAAAAAGGGTAAGCGCAAACTCATGA
- a CDS encoding phosphoheptose isomerase, whose amino-acid sequence MKEIFQAELKSLIDLIQAIRSDELQAAADLIRKTPGKLIILGNGGSNGVASHMAEDYTNNFKPTLCFSDAAFMSCFANDFGWENAFQRWLQNFALPGDTLILISSSGASRNILNCAEWAIANGYPLISLSGFKPENPLRQLGDVRFYVESQSYKDVELMHAIILHTILEALIKSKTAQ is encoded by the coding sequence ATGAAAGAAATTTTTCAAGCTGAACTCAAAAGCCTGATCGACCTGATTCAAGCCATTCGAAGCGATGAACTGCAAGCAGCAGCCGATCTGATCCGCAAAACCCCCGGCAAATTGATTATTTTGGGCAATGGCGGTTCTAACGGAGTCGCCAGCCATATGGCGGAAGACTATACCAATAATTTCAAGCCCACGCTTTGTTTTTCTGATGCTGCTTTTATGAGCTGTTTTGCCAATGACTTTGGTTGGGAAAACGCCTTTCAACGCTGGCTGCAAAATTTTGCCCTGCCTGGGGATACTCTGATTCTGATTTCTTCTTCGGGTGCCTCACGCAATATTTTGAATTGTGCAGAATGGGCAATAGCCAATGGTTACCCCCTGATCAGCCTGAGCGGATTTAAACCTGAGAACCCGCTGCGCCAACTGGGAGACGTGCGTTTTTATGTGGAATCCCAAAGTTATAAAGACGTGGAATTGATGCATGCCATTATCCTGCACACCATCCTGGAAGCCCTGATCAAATCGAAAACAGCGCAATAA
- a CDS encoding NAD-dependent dehydratase yields the protein MKVIVTGGCGFIGSHLTDAWIAQGAEVLVIDNLSTGLRQNLNPQAQLLEKSLQDLSLEDLPQLQGARYIFHLGALASIVPSIKDPLDYFDSNVSGTVRLLELARRIDGLEKFVYAASGSCYGIPETYPTLEDAPIKPEYPYAFTKWQGEELVKHWGLVYNLPWLSLRLTNVFGPRSRTDTGYGAVFGVFLAQIANQQPLTIVGDGQQSRDFTYVSDVVQAFQLAAQSEVLAEIINIGSGNHYSINYLAELLKPVGTVHVPKRPGEPDITFVEIAKAQKLLGYHPQYSFEAGVQTMLNQIDFWREAPVWKPDSIQEATQDWFKYLSK from the coding sequence ATGAAAGTAATCGTCACCGGCGGCTGCGGCTTTATTGGCAGCCATTTAACAGATGCCTGGATCGCTCAGGGTGCAGAAGTGCTCGTGATCGACAATTTATCCACAGGCCTGCGCCAAAATCTGAACCCCCAGGCACAATTGCTTGAGAAAAGCCTGCAAGACCTCAGCCTGGAGGATCTCCCCCAACTGCAGGGCGCACGTTATATTTTTCACCTGGGGGCCTTGGCCTCGATCGTGCCCTCAATTAAAGACCCGCTGGATTATTTCGACAGCAATGTCAGCGGCACGGTCAGATTGTTGGAACTGGCCCGTCGCATAGACGGCCTCGAAAAATTTGTCTATGCCGCTTCGGGCAGTTGTTATGGTATTCCAGAGACCTATCCAACCCTTGAAGATGCACCGATTAAACCCGAATACCCTTACGCCTTTACAAAATGGCAGGGCGAAGAATTGGTTAAACACTGGGGCCTGGTCTATAACCTGCCTTGGCTCAGCCTGCGCCTGACCAATGTTTTTGGCCCCCGCAGCCGCACAGATACAGGCTATGGCGCAGTTTTTGGCGTTTTTCTAGCGCAAATCGCCAACCAGCAACCCCTGACCATTGTCGGCGACGGCCAACAAAGCCGCGATTTTACCTATGTTTCAGACGTGGTTCAGGCCTTCCAGCTCGCAGCTCAATCTGAAGTTTTGGCTGAAATTATCAATATCGGCTCGGGCAATCACTACAGCATCAATTATCTGGCTGAACTTTTAAAGCCGGTGGGCACCGTGCATGTGCCCAAACGCCCAGGGGAACCCGATATTACCTTTGTAGAGATTGCAAAGGCCCAAAAATTACTGGGCTATCACCCCCAGTATTCCTTTGAAGCAGGTGTGCAGACCATGCTGAATCAGATTGATTTCTGGCGTGAGGCACCGGTCTGGAAACCCGATTCCATTCAAGAAGCAACTCAAGATTGGTTTAAATACTTATCCAAATGA
- the rfbC gene encoding dTDP-4-dehydrorhamnose 3,5-epimerase, with amino-acid sequence MKFITTSLSGVFLIEPSLLQDSRGFFGRTWCQKEFSEQRLNTDWVQSNLSFNQHKGTLRGMHYQKEPHQEIKLLYCLQGSIYDVLLDLRADSATQGQWQAFELNAENHLGLYIPAGFAHGFQTLSEHCLLSYQMSAFYHPESAAGVRWNDPAFGIQWPLPPVMLSERDQTWPLASEA; translated from the coding sequence ATGAAATTTATCACCACCTCCTTGTCTGGTGTATTTTTGATCGAACCCAGTTTGCTTCAAGATTCACGCGGTTTTTTTGGCCGAACTTGGTGTCAGAAAGAATTTTCTGAACAAAGGCTGAATACGGATTGGGTTCAGTCCAATCTCTCGTTTAACCAGCACAAAGGCACGCTGCGGGGCATGCACTACCAAAAAGAACCCCATCAAGAAATCAAACTCTTGTATTGCTTGCAAGGCAGTATCTACGATGTTCTGCTGGATTTAAGAGCCGATTCAGCAACCCAAGGACAATGGCAGGCCTTTGAGTTGAACGCAGAGAATCACCTGGGTTTGTATATTCCCGCTGGTTTTGCCCATGGTTTTCAAACCCTTTCTGAACACTGCCTGCTCAGTTATCAAATGAGCGCATTTTACCATCCCGAATCAGCTGCAGGTGTTCGTTGGAATGATCCTGCGTTTGGAATTCAATGGCCCTTGCCCCCGGTCATGCTTTCAGAGCGGGATCAAACCTGGCCACTCGCTTCTGAGGCTTGA
- the rfbF gene encoding glucose-1-phosphate cytidylyltransferase, with translation MKAVILAGGLGTRITEETHLKPKPMIEIGGKPILWHILKLYSHYGINEFIICCGYKGYLIKEYFANYFLHMSDVTFDMVNNHMEVHQKYVEPWRVTLVDTGMDTNTGGRLKRVQAFLKEEESFCFTYGDGLSDINIQDLYQFHQQHGKQATLTAVQPPGRFGALNLHESQVTCFVEKPQGDGTWINGGFFILSPSVLDLIEGDHSSWESQVLAELAQRGELEAFKHRGFWKPMDTLRDKIMLEDLWTSGQAQWKVWEH, from the coding sequence ATGAAAGCTGTTATTTTAGCGGGCGGTCTTGGCACGCGCATCACCGAAGAGACGCATTTAAAACCCAAGCCCATGATCGAAATCGGTGGCAAGCCTATTTTATGGCATATTTTAAAGCTCTATTCCCATTACGGAATCAATGAGTTTATTATCTGCTGTGGCTATAAGGGCTATCTTATCAAAGAATATTTCGCCAACTATTTTTTACATATGTCAGATGTGACCTTTGATATGGTCAATAACCACATGGAAGTTCACCAAAAATATGTCGAGCCCTGGCGCGTAACCCTGGTAGATACTGGTATGGATACCAATACCGGCGGGCGTCTCAAACGCGTACAGGCTTTTCTCAAAGAAGAAGAAAGCTTTTGTTTTACCTATGGCGACGGCCTTTCAGATATCAATATCCAGGATCTTTATCAATTTCATCAACAGCATGGGAAGCAAGCCACTCTCACAGCAGTTCAGCCCCCTGGACGTTTTGGTGCGCTCAACCTCCATGAAAGCCAGGTCACCTGTTTTGTGGAAAAACCACAGGGGGATGGCACCTGGATCAATGGCGGCTTCTTTATTTTATCTCCCTCCGTACTGGATCTGATTGAAGGGGATCACAGCAGCTGGGAAAGCCAGGTTTTGGCTGAGCTGGCCCAAAGAGGCGAACTTGAAGCCTTCAAGCACCGTGGTTTCTGGAAACCCATGGATACCCTGCGCGATAAAATCATGCTCGAAGATCTCTGGACCTCGGGCCAAGCGCAATGGAAAGTTTGGGAGCATTAA
- a CDS encoding dehydrogenase, which translates to MSLSVKLTQAAILAESRKPLIVDEIHLPETLEAGQVLVELFYSGICGSQIGEIDAVKGEDKYLPHLLGHEGVGKVLEIGPGVRHVKPGETVVLHWRKGLGIEAQPAVYQWRGKPLNAGWVTTFNRHAIVAENRCTPIPADFDLELAPLFGCAVTTALGVLQNNAQLKIGESVVILGAGGVGLNMIQGAEMMTAYPIVAVDLYDHRLELARQLGATHTINSRELSPDALAEQLRAIVGPAGADVVIDNTGMPGLIEMAYNLSKNQGRTILVGVPKAGNNISVFSLKLHFGKVLTGSHGGDAEPHLEIPRYLELCKQGKLKLKALISQHYSLEQINEAIADMREGRSAGRCLIYMGDTP; encoded by the coding sequence ATGAGCCTGTCTGTAAAACTGACCCAAGCGGCTATTCTGGCTGAAAGCCGCAAGCCTTTGATTGTCGATGAGATTCATTTGCCAGAAACACTAGAAGCCGGCCAGGTCCTGGTTGAACTCTTTTACAGCGGTATTTGTGGTTCGCAAATCGGTGAAATTGATGCCGTAAAAGGTGAAGACAAATACCTTCCCCATTTGCTGGGGCATGAAGGTGTGGGCAAGGTGCTTGAAATTGGGCCGGGGGTGCGCCATGTCAAACCAGGCGAAACCGTGGTTCTGCATTGGCGCAAGGGTTTGGGAATTGAAGCCCAGCCAGCTGTTTATCAATGGCGCGGCAAACCCTTAAACGCTGGCTGGGTAACGACCTTTAACCGCCATGCGATTGTTGCCGAGAACCGCTGTACCCCAATACCCGCTGATTTTGATTTGGAATTGGCTCCGCTTTTTGGCTGTGCCGTTACCACCGCTTTGGGAGTTTTGCAAAACAATGCCCAACTCAAGATTGGCGAGTCGGTGGTGATTTTGGGGGCCGGGGGTGTAGGGCTGAATATGATCCAGGGTGCAGAGATGATGACGGCCTATCCGATTGTGGCGGTTGACCTGTATGACCATCGCTTGGAACTGGCCCGCCAACTGGGGGCCACGCACACGATCAACAGCCGTGAACTTAGCCCCGATGCTTTGGCTGAGCAGTTACGGGCCATTGTGGGCCCTGCTGGCGCAGATGTCGTGATTGACAATACGGGGATGCCTGGCTTGATTGAAATGGCCTATAACCTGAGCAAAAATCAAGGGCGTACCATTTTGGTCGGTGTACCCAAGGCCGGAAACAATATCTCTGTTTTTTCACTCAAACTCCATTTTGGCAAGGTTTTGACGGGGTCTCATGGCGGGGATGCGGAGCCTCATCTTGAGATTCCCCGTTATCTTGAGCTGTGTAAGCAAGGCAAGCTGAAACTCAAAGCGTTGATCAGCCAGCACTATTCACTTGAGCAGATCAATGAGGCGATCGCCGATATGCGTGAAGGGCGTTCAGCAGGTCGCTGTTTGATTTATATGGGGGACACCCCCTGA